One stretch of Oncorhynchus masou masou isolate Uvic2021 chromosome 9, UVic_Omas_1.1, whole genome shotgun sequence DNA includes these proteins:
- the spa17 gene encoding eukaryotic translation initiation factor 5B isoform X2, whose protein sequence is MSVPFSNTHLRVPRGFGNILEGLAREVLRDQPKDIPTFAALYFTALLKEREDSGLDPAEWCARLEDRFYNNHAFKNSPNQVDTSPVDATLKISKKKDALTESQTEEETGNIEPVGIPSPTNSNLDVCEDVQGTESRGKDEIVNITDKDGISMQIYPSEVSDNKLTDVDVNMTGKEMNERADKVVCLSEFEPSEEISLGGLSNVDVCAEELRKTEEGEELTSQEISTGDDAILGSSYEMNRSSEFELTQEVSFTGLFNIDVCAEELRGTKEREEQATAEDGLSEGFKDQDLADAQESSISLMVEISGRLSPPQTESPEPILQETTDNSGVVPEEEGMENQIVSTTYTGQTHEVASSIDDASRILSDNESVLGDDEEQKEESIVQISTKEVPKTLKVKMYEEQPEEEGSVEASLTEAERPDVVSEDAEEETGLVGHDTQDSVEPNTNIEGEAEAVTAEAEAQIKAMEHEASDIEVEQDHTSDSSDEVGEKLSKVNVRIPNQQASQIEQKQEDEPDHENKDLSKKEMGEDISPEDSTKMENKQENDNPYINDDDTDMGGKYISHAYQQGPSNEVRPAELQQEDAEKETGDTAEQQEDIDAVEHLETELKGLGKEDTMTPSQDTDQTDDNPEHMPEAEIKDSVDKTYDKEECSQPQEEEDIMDIPLDDPEANKAAAKIQAGFRGHMTRKKIKPADKPEGEEEDEENQVAQTE, encoded by the exons ATGTCTGTGCCTTTTTCAAACACTCACCTTCGGGTTCCACGTGGGTTTGGCAATATCTTGGAGGGGTTGGCTCGAGAGGTCCTGCGAGACCAGCCCAAGGACATCCCCACCTTTGCTGCCCTTTACTTCACTGCTCTtctcaaagagagagaag ACAGTGGCTTGGACCCCGCAGAGTGGTGTGCCAGGCTTGAGGACAGATTCTACAACAATCATGCATTCAAG AACTCACCGAATCAAGTCGACACCAGTCCAGTTGATGCAACTCTGAAGATTTCTAA GAAAAAGGATGCGCTGACTGAATCTCAAACAGAAGAGGAAACTGGTAATATTGAGCCAGTTGGGATTCCATCTCCCACAAACTCAAACCTTGATGTCTGTGAAGATGTGCAGGGAACTGAAAGTCGAGGAAAAGATGAAATAGTTAATATCACAGATAAAGATGGGATTTCAATGCAAATATATCCCTCGGAGGTATCAGATAATAAACTCACAGATGTGGATGTTAACATGACAGGCAAAGAGATGAATGAAAGAGCTGACAAAGTGGTATGCCTCTCTGAATTTGAGCCCAGTGAGGAAATCTCACTCGGTGGGCTTTCAAATGTGGATGTATGTGCTGAAGAACTGAGGAAGACTGAAGAGGGAGAAGAACTCACTTCTCAGGAAATCAGCACTGGTGATGATGCCATTCTTGGAAGCTCATACGAAATGAACCGTAGTAGTGAATTTGAACTTACTCAGGAAGTCTCATTCACTGGACTGTTCAATATAGATGTATGTGCTGAAGAACTAAGaggaacaaaagagagagaggaacaagccACTGCAGAGGATGGCCTCAGTGAAGGCTTCAAAGATCAAGATCTTGCTGATGCTCAGGAGAGTTCAATATCACTCATGGTTGAAATCAGTGGACGATTATCACCACCCCAAACTGAATCCCCTGAACCTATTCTACAGGAAACAACTGACAATTCAGGGGTTGTTCCAGAAGAGGAAGGAATGGAAAATCAAATTGTTTCCACAACATATACTGGGCAAACGCATGAAGTTGCATCCTCCATTGATGATGCCTCCAGAATCTTGTCAGATAATGAAAGTGTTTTAGGTGATGATGAAGAACAAAAGGAGGAAAGTATTGTTCAGATCAGCACTAAGGAGGTACCTAAAACCCTTAAGGTCAAAATGTATGAAGAGCAGCCAGAGGAGGAAGGTTCGGTCGAGGCTTCACTAACTGAGGCAGAACGACCAGATGTTGTGTCGGAGGATGCTGAGGAAGAAACGGGCCTTGTTGGACATGATACTCAAGACTCTGTTGAACCAAACACTAACATCGAAGGGGAAGCGGAGGCAGTCACTGCTGAGGCTGAAGCTCAGATAAAGGCAATGGAGCATGAGGCTTCTGATATAGAAGTGGAACAAGATCACACATCTGATTCAAGTGATGAAGTTGGGGAGAAACTGAGTAAGGTGAACGTCCGCATTCCTAATCAGCAGGCCTCTCAAATAGAGCAGAAACAAGAGGATGAACCTGATCATGAGAACAAAGATCTAAGTAAGAAGGAAATGGGTGAAGACATCTCTCCGGAGGATTCTACTAAGATGGAAAATAAGCAAGAGAATGATAATCCTTACATCAATGACGATGACACAGATATGGGGGGAAAATACATTTCACACGCATATCAACAAGGTCCTTCGAACGAGGTTAGACCTGCAGAGCTGCAGCAAGAGGATgctgagaaagagacaggggacaCAGCTGAGCAACAGGAGGATATAGACGCGGTGGAGCACTTGGAAACTGAACTAAAAGGACTTGGAAAAGAGGACACAATGACCCCGTCTCAGGACACAGACCAAACTGATGACAACCCAGAGCACATGCCAGAGGCAGAAATAAAGGACAGCGTGGACAAGACTTATGACAAG